From a single Vibrio tubiashii genomic region:
- a CDS encoding DUF2956 domain-containing protein: MKNKVVPSQETQQEAMKIAKATQKPGQTKEQTKLIAQGIEKGIAQYKKQQKERSRQADKAKKKAQKAKKADVEVSTNQTQVNIENPEISSKPSILPWALLAISWIGFIAYVSQN, from the coding sequence ATGAAAAATAAAGTGGTTCCTTCTCAAGAAACACAACAAGAAGCGATGAAGATTGCCAAAGCAACTCAAAAGCCTGGTCAAACAAAAGAACAAACGAAGCTGATTGCGCAAGGTATCGAGAAAGGTATCGCACAATACAAAAAACAGCAGAAAGAGCGCTCACGACAAGCGGATAAGGCGAAGAAAAAGGCTCAAAAAGCCAAGAAAGCTGACGTAGAGGTGAGCACAAACCAGACTCAAGTAAACATTGAAAACCCAGAGATAAGCAGCAAACCTTCAATTTTACCTTGGGCATTACTCGCCATCAGTTGGATAGGATTTATCGCCTATGTTAGCCAAAACTAA
- the dapE gene encoding succinyl-diaminopimelate desuccinylase has protein sequence MTDSPTLALAKDLISRQSVTPEDAGCQEVMIERLKALGFEIEVMVFEDTTNFWARRGTQAPLFAFAGHTDVVPAGKLELWETPPFEPTIKDGFLHGRGAADMKGSLASMIVAVEQFIAENPDHKGSIGFLITSDEEGPFINGTVRVVEALMERGENIDMCIVGEPSSTEVVGDVVKNGRRGSITGDLTVKGIQGHVAYPHLAKNPVHQSLMAIHELATTEWDQGNDYFPPTSFQIPNVHAGTGASNVIPGEFNVQFNLRFSTELNNDAIVSRVTETLNKHDLDYDLKWTFNGDPFLTDTGALLDAVVDAVDTVNQTKPALLTTGGTSDGRFIARMGGQVVELGPVNATIHKVNECVKVSDLEKLTEMYQKTLENLLA, from the coding sequence ATGACAGATAGCCCAACTCTGGCTCTCGCAAAAGATTTAATTAGTCGCCAATCGGTAACGCCTGAAGATGCAGGTTGCCAAGAGGTAATGATTGAGCGACTCAAAGCACTGGGCTTTGAAATTGAAGTCATGGTGTTTGAGGACACTACTAACTTCTGGGCTCGCCGTGGTACACAAGCGCCTCTATTCGCCTTTGCAGGTCATACTGATGTCGTGCCAGCGGGCAAATTAGAGCTATGGGAAACCCCTCCTTTTGAACCAACCATTAAGGATGGCTTCTTGCACGGTCGCGGCGCTGCCGATATGAAAGGCTCTTTGGCAAGTATGATTGTTGCAGTTGAGCAATTCATTGCTGAAAACCCAGATCATAAAGGTTCGATTGGTTTCTTAATCACATCAGATGAAGAAGGTCCTTTTATCAACGGCACAGTTCGTGTGGTAGAAGCACTGATGGAGCGCGGCGAAAACATCGACATGTGTATTGTCGGCGAACCGTCAAGTACTGAAGTGGTCGGTGATGTTGTGAAAAATGGTCGCCGTGGGTCTATTACTGGCGATCTTACGGTTAAAGGCATTCAAGGCCACGTCGCTTACCCACACTTGGCGAAAAACCCGGTTCATCAGTCACTCATGGCAATCCATGAACTGGCAACCACTGAGTGGGACCAAGGTAACGACTACTTCCCGCCAACCAGTTTCCAGATTCCTAATGTCCATGCAGGCACCGGCGCTTCGAATGTTATTCCTGGCGAGTTTAACGTTCAGTTCAACTTGCGTTTTAGTACTGAGCTAAATAACGATGCCATTGTTTCACGCGTGACCGAAACACTTAACAAACATGACTTAGACTATGACCTTAAATGGACATTCAACGGCGACCCGTTCTTAACCGATACCGGTGCCTTGCTTGATGCCGTGGTTGATGCGGTTGATACGGTTAACCAAACTAAACCTGCGCTGCTGACGACAGGGGGTACTTCTGACGGTCGATTTATTGCCCGCATGGGTGGTCAAGTGGTTGAGCTAGGTCCGGTAAACGCAACTATTCATAAAGTGAATGAGTGCGTTAAGGTGTCAGATTTAGAGAAGCTAACTGAAATGTACCAGAAGACATTGGAAAACTTACTCGCTTAA
- a CDS encoding DUF4156 domain-containing protein produces MLAKTKYIILAASLAVLAGCATPTTKMDPAASSIHLRLDSQFNADNCQWLGEITGSEGHWYSYIFFPNDVMVRGALNEAKNQALALGANTVYLVQPQDFVTSFTVMGNAYDCPKQDK; encoded by the coding sequence ATGTTAGCCAAAACTAAATACATTATACTCGCTGCCTCGCTCGCTGTATTAGCGGGTTGCGCGACTCCCACAACCAAAATGGATCCTGCTGCAAGCTCGATACATTTACGGTTAGATAGTCAGTTTAATGCAGACAACTGCCAATGGCTTGGTGAGATTACAGGTAGCGAGGGGCATTGGTATAGCTATATTTTCTTCCCCAATGACGTGATGGTTCGTGGCGCATTGAATGAAGCGAAAAATCAAGCATTAGCATTGGGGGCAAACACCGTCTACCTAGTTCAGCCGCAAGATTTTGTGACCTCATTTACTGTGATGGGCAATGCTTATGATTGCCCCAAACAGGATAAGTAA
- a CDS encoding M15 family metallopeptidase, whose product MTPEQLTGQVTSHLVETMVGQKSFLVHAAVSRDLLALKQSATLAGFNLNIASGFRNFDRQATIWNNKMSGKSDILDSESQVIKAESLSEAEKVMAILRWSALPGGSRHHWGTDFDVFDRDSLPQGETLKLEPWEYLTGHQKAFYDWLSRNLHDYGFFFPYAQDLGGVAAEPWHISHQAVSEQCLKQLDVTTLKQQLASTSILGQQTVLEQLQTIYNQFVSNISK is encoded by the coding sequence ATGACTCCAGAGCAACTGACTGGGCAAGTGACCAGCCACCTTGTAGAAACAATGGTCGGACAAAAATCGTTCTTGGTTCACGCTGCTGTGAGTCGAGATTTACTGGCGCTCAAACAGTCGGCGACTTTGGCTGGATTCAATCTCAATATCGCTAGTGGCTTTCGCAACTTTGATCGCCAAGCCACGATTTGGAATAACAAGATGTCAGGTAAATCCGACATCTTGGATAGCGAGAGCCAAGTCATCAAAGCTGAATCTTTATCTGAAGCAGAAAAGGTGATGGCGATTCTTCGTTGGTCTGCCTTACCGGGCGGCAGCCGCCATCATTGGGGAACTGATTTTGATGTCTTTGATCGAGATAGCTTGCCTCAGGGTGAAACACTCAAGTTGGAACCTTGGGAATATCTCACTGGACATCAGAAAGCCTTTTATGACTGGTTAAGCCGTAATCTGCATGACTACGGGTTCTTTTTCCCTTATGCCCAAGACCTAGGTGGTGTGGCGGCCGAGCCGTGGCATATAAGCCATCAAGCCGTATCGGAGCAGTGCTTAAAGCAGTTAGATGTCACGACACTCAAGCAACAGCTTGCCTCAACGTCGATTTTGGGTCAGCAGACGGTGTTAGAACAGCTCCAAACGATCTACAATCAGTTTGTTAGCAATATTTCAAAATAG
- a CDS encoding TPR domain-containing protein: MKRVLLASLVIAVPVYIWLQGQPPAPIAELEPQQTHQEWMLSLQDQLKQDPNQAELWFQLGHGYLNNQDFSSALTCFDYAVRLSHPPSANQLAAKATALYYVHKQRMTPEVSSLLEQALSIEANNLTALTLIASDHFISFRYQEAIDTWTRMLDSNHPDLNRETVIRSLNQAKALNKG, encoded by the coding sequence ATGAAACGAGTTTTACTCGCCAGCTTGGTAATTGCCGTACCTGTGTATATTTGGCTTCAAGGCCAGCCACCTGCACCCATTGCAGAGCTTGAGCCGCAGCAGACCCATCAAGAGTGGATGTTGTCTTTGCAAGATCAGCTCAAGCAAGATCCAAATCAAGCTGAGCTTTGGTTTCAACTCGGGCATGGCTATCTCAACAATCAAGATTTTTCCTCTGCTTTGACCTGTTTTGACTATGCAGTTCGATTAAGCCATCCACCGTCCGCCAACCAATTAGCGGCAAAAGCAACCGCCCTTTACTATGTTCATAAGCAGAGAATGACACCTGAAGTCTCTTCTCTACTTGAACAAGCGTTAAGTATAGAAGCCAATAATCTCACTGCCTTAACCTTGATTGCTAGCGACCATTTTATTAGTTTCCGCTACCAAGAAGCGATAGATACTTGGACGCGTATGCTCGACTCTAATCATCCTGATTTAAATCGTGAGACGGTGATTCGCTCTTTGAACCAGGCAAAAGCTCTGAATAAGGGTTAA
- a CDS encoding winged helix-turn-helix domain-containing protein, translating into MELSPVFARRLYLALLVENLERPNVPKLIEQTGWPRRTIQDVIKALPGIGIELMFVQDGRRHNDGYYQLSDWGPFDSQWVLDRETDIAASLGF; encoded by the coding sequence ATGGAATTGAGTCCTGTTTTTGCTAGGCGCTTGTATCTCGCATTGCTGGTTGAAAATCTAGAGCGCCCAAATGTGCCCAAATTGATTGAGCAAACAGGTTGGCCACGTCGTACTATCCAAGACGTGATTAAAGCATTACCTGGCATTGGCATTGAGTTAATGTTTGTCCAAGATGGTCGACGTCACAACGACGGCTATTATCAGTTATCTGACTGGGGACCTTTCGATAGCCAGTGGGTACTAGACAGGGAGACAGACATCGCCGCAAGTCTTGGCTTCTAA
- a CDS encoding SDR family NAD(P)-dependent oxidoreductase, producing the protein MIVITGASSGLGAALAKQYDEQDTRIHLTGRSEQKLLHVTSQLSSNTTYQACDLANHNDVESLFEQLDEVPDKIIHCAGSGYFGLLEEQNPEQIEALIKNNLSSAINVVRESVKRYKAQPVTLVMVMSTAAQQPKAQESTYCAVKWAVKGLIESVRLELKGQPMKIVAIYPGGMATEFWATSGKALNTDGFMSVQDAASMINGALTGLGNGYVSDITVNRV; encoded by the coding sequence ATGATAGTAATCACTGGCGCTAGCAGTGGATTAGGTGCCGCATTAGCCAAGCAATATGATGAACAAGATACGCGAATCCACCTAACAGGGAGGAGTGAACAAAAGTTACTCCATGTCACCAGTCAATTGTCCTCTAACACCACTTACCAAGCATGCGACCTCGCCAACCACAATGATGTCGAGTCACTGTTTGAGCAACTGGATGAAGTGCCAGACAAGATTATTCATTGCGCTGGCAGTGGTTACTTTGGTTTGTTAGAAGAACAAAACCCTGAGCAGATTGAAGCGCTAATCAAGAACAACCTCAGTTCAGCCATCAATGTTGTGCGAGAGTCAGTAAAACGCTACAAAGCGCAACCCGTTACCTTAGTTATGGTTATGTCTACGGCGGCGCAGCAACCTAAAGCTCAAGAGTCAACCTATTGCGCGGTGAAGTGGGCAGTGAAAGGACTTATCGAATCCGTCCGTCTGGAGCTAAAAGGTCAGCCAATGAAGATTGTTGCTATATATCCAGGTGGAATGGCGACCGAATTTTGGGCGACCAGTGGCAAGGCGTTAAATACCGATGGTTTTATGTCTGTGCAAGACGCAGCGTCCATGATCAACGGTGCGCTCACTGGGCTGGGTAATGGCTATGTGTCGGACATTACAGTAAACCGGGTGTGA
- a CDS encoding ArsC family reductase, whose amino-acid sequence MTITMYGIPNCDTIKKAKKWLEAEGVEYNFHDYRKQGIDKALVETFCQQLGWENVLNKRGTTYRQLTSEQKESLNEANAIELLVEQPAMIKRPILVSGNDYHLGFKADQYASIFS is encoded by the coding sequence ATGACAATCACCATGTATGGCATTCCTAATTGCGACACGATCAAAAAAGCCAAAAAGTGGCTTGAAGCAGAGGGAGTGGAATATAATTTTCACGATTACCGTAAGCAAGGTATCGACAAAGCGTTGGTCGAAACTTTCTGCCAACAACTTGGCTGGGAAAACGTCCTCAATAAACGTGGCACCACCTACCGCCAACTGACGTCAGAGCAAAAAGAGTCGCTAAACGAAGCGAACGCCATTGAGCTGTTAGTTGAGCAGCCAGCCATGATCAAACGCCCTATTCTGGTTTCAGGTAATGACTACCACCTAGGCTTCAAAGCGGATCAATACGCTTCTATTTTTTCATAA